cagaccagctacatttccctctaaatcatttatatatactatgaacaacaaatGTATTGAATATTAATTGATAATGTCATCAGCTAGACATACATATGTAACTTTTTGGAAATAACACTTCTGCTGAGCAAATGACAATGGCCTACAATAGCTATTATGTTGCATTTGCAAAGGGCACAAGCTGATTTATTGGGACAAAGTCTGTGGAGCTCTCAGACACAGTGACTAATCGCAGTTCAGATTGAAAACAGGGAGATCACATGATCCAGATCTTGGGCACAAAATGTACTGGATTTTAACTAatagagatacaaggtacagaagggAGCAAGAGCTTTACCCCTCCCTCGTTTCTGATACATCTTCATCAAAGCTAAGCTGTTTATGATTTGAAAACCCCCAGAAGACCTCATTGCTCCAAACTAAGAATTCTCAAAGGAGGATTGCAAATCAATCCTCCAGGAGAAATTAGAATCATCAAGCCATAACTGCTCCACTGAGAAATCCAAATACCAGCAGCCACTGTGCAAAGTACTCTTCAGCTATAAACAACATCTGGACAGTTTGGTCTATTTTTTTCTCACTTGGCCAAGTTTTAAGATCTGATTCTCTGcagagtttgattttttttccgcATGCTtggatggaggaggtggttttGTGTCTATTGTTTTTGCATTAGTGGATAGTTGGATGCATTTGTACATTTTAAACCTTTTGTTAATAATTTCTTTACCTGAGTGAGTTTAAGCTGAGCGAAATATAGAAATAGAAGTGAAACAGCTTTAGTCACTTCTGTATTTCATGCTTCATCACaccctgggcccgattttaccaacagttcgcgcccgttttcgggcgcgaaatcgtggtaaagtcgggtgtgaggcctttatcgcaatctgcacccgcgtccgagcAAATCGCCACTTTACCCAGagccgcgaatggcggggatccgttgcGCGCCCAAATAGGGCagaccgatgatttaaatgcattagcatgcatttacatCGATTGAGTGAACTGCCGGCCCAACTCTATCATCATTTCCCACTTTACCGCCGTGTATACCATtctggatccgcgcttttagcgagcTGCTAAATAAAAGGCTGAAGCCGacactgcagcttctgaagagtgggttcagagcctccaacggctctctgacccagatcatcctctgggaggagggggggggggcggagtggggaggaggagagaggcgggttaggtgcatctctggggggggcggggaggaggaggaggcgcgtcagatgtatctctgcaggggggagaggaggagggggcgggtcagGTGTATCTCtgcaggggggagaggaggaggaggcgcgtcagatgtatctctgcaggggggagaggaggaggagacgggtcaggtgcatctctggggggggggcggggaggaggaggaggcgcgtcagatgtatctctgcaggggggagaggaggaagaggtgggtcagatgtatctctggggggggaggaggaggaggcgggtcagatgtatctctggggaggggggggggcgagagggctgatcgttgtctggtggtggggggggggaggcccgatcgctcactggtggagggggcggatggatctctggtgtggggggggggggggacagggggtccgcttccactctgcgggcgatccctcctccccaccggaggaacaaatccctccttccagagtggacgtgcggccatgccattcaacaaaaccttcaggatcaagcgattcctcactaagaaggTAAAGCAGAACCGGTCGATTCCACAATGGATCCGCATGACAACCAGCAGCAAGATCAGGTAcaactccaagaggagacactggagaaggaccaagctgggcctgtaaagggatgcaCCATCACTACAGTGATTGGTAGTCGATTTTCATATTTATGTCCATTGGAGATTTTGCGCTAGTTGCTTGCTCTGGGAATGTTTGTTCTGTTTGTTAGATATTATCTTTCATGTAGATTGATTGAGAGATGTTGGGATGGATGCAGAAGATATTTTCTGTGCTGACTCATAGGAGAGATGCTTTCTTAATTTGTGACAAGGGAAATCGTTCCGTGCTCATGTATGCCTACACTATTTTCACACTGATGGAGATGAGAGGGGTTTTTGGATGTGACAGATATTTTCTAGACTGATAGATGAGGGAGATATTTTCAGACTGATGGATACGTGAGCTATTTCGCAGTGATGGATGGAAGATCATTTTTCAAACTGTTGAATATTTCCCATGTTTTCATAGTCATGGATCTGAGTGAAATTTTCATCATGAAACATATGGGAAAAATATTTATTCTAAAGGATATGGGACATGTTGTTTCACTGATGTGAATGGGCGATAACTTCATGCCAATGGGTCGGGGTGACATTTTCATAATGATATATATTGGTGGCATTTTAGTGCTGACCATAATATGGAATAACTTCATCCTGCTGGATATGGGCGATTCTTTCATATTGATGGAGATGGGCGATGCATTTAACACtgttgcccccctccctccccaccgatcacccgcagagtggcagcggacccccctgtccccccaccagagatccatctgccccgctcccccccccccgcccgagatACACCCTTGCTGCTGCTTTTCGCtccgagccgctctctccgctttctgctttttctttctttcctgacacgggcgcgctttttcaaatttttttcaaactgttcAAGCAGTTCAGAggtccgatcgttccggcagcgctaagccccgcccacagtgcagatcagactggagatggctgaatgcgtatgggggcgtctgaatGCAGATTTctaggtcggatctgtactacgcccagattcggcacttagaatgaaaatggtaaaattgggccccctGTGTCAGGAATTCAAATTGCAACTGACAATTTGAAATGGTGACTGACTGTTCTGTTGTTACAGACGGTCAGTCCATTTTGCATTATTAGGTAACAGTCTTTTTCCCATATTAACGATGATCAAGAATAGGAATTTAATATTTCACACAGTTGCAGAAGTGAAACACATGGATAAATAGCTACCACATCAGTCTATTTAAAGAAATGCATGTCATTGTTTTGTCCTGATTATTTCCAGTAACACGTGTAAGAGAGAAAATGGGGTGAGAAAGATTATTCAGAGAAACATCTATAATTGTTGACTTGCACTCTCTAATTGGTCGGTAGGATTATGATAATTGCAAAGTTCACAAGTACAGCTCCGGCAGTTCGCTCTTTTTTTAATATTTGATTTTCATGAAGGTTTAGCTAAGTTGTCTCCGTGAGATCATGAAGACAAGGTTAATTTAAGTGCGCCACTGTCCAAAAGCAATGTCATTAAAGTGAAATTATGCTATTTTCCTTTCTACTGTCTTAGCTCATAGCTAAAATCTATGCATAAAATGCAGTTTATCCAAGGCATCAAACGGGGGATTTATGTTTGTGTACAGCAGGCATGCACACTTGAATAAGGTGAGCAGCATTCATACAtcagaaatgttggaaaatgaACATCCGTCCTTCCATGATCAACTTTCCCAAATTTATTTGTGGACTATTGAGGTTATTACAAATATCTGCGAGAATATGAATAGATCAAATACTGGCAGCAGCTACAAAGTGGGA
Above is a genomic segment from Mustelus asterias chromosome 23, sMusAst1.hap1.1, whole genome shotgun sequence containing:
- the LOC144510342 gene encoding large ribosomal subunit protein eL39-like; the protein is MPFNKTFRIKRFLTKKVKQNRSIPQWIRMTTSSKIRYNSKRRHWRRTKLGL